One window of Hymenobacter sp. BRD128 genomic DNA carries:
- a CDS encoding geranylgeranylglycerol-phosphate geranylgeranyltransferase produces MPTAPLPVPAPEPPPPGGADELLPGQGGRLASAVPGLVRWPNLAIMLLSMVLVRAMLLPGQPLGVVLAPQFGLLVLGALLVAAAGYIINDYYDVKIDAINRPDRLVVGRLLRRRHAMLAHVLLSGLGVLLAMALSCRLGFVTMGAAALLWGYSARFKRVALVGNVSIGTLTAALVLLPELQLLTGREAVWLYALAAFLLTVVREIIKDIEDMRGDAQHGCRTLPLVWGVARSKWVAGFFLACLLVLVLGAAWQLLAWGRWPLTAWLLALVLLPLLELARQLARADRRRHFRQLSAWCKGIMLAGILSMLLV; encoded by the coding sequence ATGCCCACTGCCCCGCTGCCCGTGCCCGCTCCGGAGCCACCCCCGCCGGGTGGGGCCGACGAGCTGCTGCCCGGCCAGGGTGGCCGCCTGGCCAGCGCCGTGCCCGGCCTGGTGCGCTGGCCCAACCTCGCCATTATGCTGCTAAGCATGGTGCTGGTGCGGGCCATGCTGCTGCCCGGCCAGCCGCTGGGGGTGGTGCTGGCGCCGCAGTTTGGGCTGCTGGTGCTGGGTGCGCTGCTGGTGGCAGCGGCCGGCTATATCATCAACGACTACTACGACGTTAAGATTGACGCCATCAACCGGCCCGACCGGCTGGTGGTGGGGCGGCTGCTGCGGCGGCGCCACGCCATGCTGGCCCACGTGCTGCTGAGCGGGCTGGGGGTGCTGCTGGCTATGGCCCTCTCGTGCCGCCTGGGCTTCGTCACGATGGGGGCGGCCGCCCTGCTCTGGGGCTACTCGGCGCGCTTCAAGCGGGTGGCGCTGGTGGGCAACGTCAGCATCGGCACGCTCACGGCGGCGCTGGTGCTGCTGCCCGAATTGCAGCTGCTGACCGGCCGCGAAGCGGTGTGGCTCTACGCGCTGGCGGCTTTTCTGCTCACGGTAGTGCGCGAGATTATCAAAGACATCGAGGATATGCGCGGCGATGCCCAGCACGGCTGCCGCACCCTGCCGCTGGTGTGGGGCGTGGCGCGCAGCAAGTGGGTAGCCGGTTTTTTTCTGGCCTGCCTGCTGGTGCTGGTGCTGGGCGCCGCTTGGCAGCTGCTGGCCTGGGGCCGCTGGCCGCTGACCGCCTGGCTGCTGGCCCTGGTGCTGCTGCCCCTGCTGGAGCTGGCCCGGCAGCTAGCCCGCGCCGACCGCCGCCGCCACTTCCGGCAGCTCAGCGCCTGGTGCAAGGGCATCATGCTGGCCGGCATTCTGAGTATGCTGCTGGTGTGA
- a CDS encoding cold-shock protein has translation MKTGTVKFFNEAKGFGFITDDATKEDFFVHITGLNGGQIQQNDRVEFETQEGRKGVNAVNVRRV, from the coding sequence ATGAAAACCGGGACCGTAAAATTTTTTAACGAAGCCAAAGGCTTTGGCTTTATCACCGACGATGCCACGAAGGAAGACTTCTTCGTGCATATTACCGGCCTCAACGGCGGCCAGATTCAGCAAAACGACCGCGTGGAGTTTGAAACCCAGGAAGGCCGCAAGGGCGTGAATGCCGTGAACGTGCGCCGCGTGTGA
- the iscX gene encoding Fe-S cluster assembly protein IscX yields the protein MNHYEPPIQWADHEDVAIALYEKFGDDFTEAKIYRIRFTELLEWVLSLPNFAGTREQANEGHLEQIQAKWVYEWRDHQ from the coding sequence GTGAACCACTACGAGCCGCCCATCCAATGGGCCGACCACGAAGACGTGGCCATCGCCCTCTACGAGAAGTTTGGTGATGACTTTACGGAAGCTAAAATCTACCGCATTCGCTTTACCGAGCTGCTGGAGTGGGTGCTGAGCCTGCCCAACTTTGCAGGTACCCGTGAGCAGGCCAACGAAGGCCACCTCGAGCAGATTCAGGCCAAGTGGGTATACGAGTGGCGCGACCACCAATAG
- a CDS encoding 2Fe-2S iron-sulfur cluster-binding protein: MTPSTIIFQFQDGQPAQTHVAASGESVLDVALNNGIQLQHNCGGVCGCSTCHVYIDQGGDQLPEISDKEEDFIDRAINPRLTSRLACQCVLPNERLEVVVTIPPQHFLGH; encoded by the coding sequence TTGACTCCCTCGACGATAATTTTTCAGTTTCAGGACGGCCAGCCCGCCCAAACCCACGTGGCCGCCAGCGGCGAGTCGGTACTCGACGTGGCCCTCAACAACGGCATTCAGCTCCAGCACAACTGCGGCGGCGTGTGCGGGTGCAGCACCTGCCACGTGTACATCGACCAGGGCGGCGACCAGCTACCCGAGATTTCGGATAAGGAGGAAGACTTTATCGACCGCGCCATCAACCCCCGTCTCACTTCGCGCCTGGCCTGCCAGTGCGTGCTGCCCAACGAGCGCCTCGAAGTCGTGGTTACCATTCCGCCCCAGCACTTCCTGGGCCACTAG
- a CDS encoding Rossmann-like and DUF2520 domain-containing protein, whose amino-acid sequence MSPFTTSTLRVGLFGAGRVASALAPALVAAGHRVAFVASRTPGPAQVLAASLPGCPALAQEAALASPPPADVYLLAVPDAAVPALLAAGHWPAGALLVHVAGALPLAVFAARPLVGGGVLYPLQTFSPGRRIDWPTVPLFVEATAAAAEATLLALARSLSQRVALLDSAQRLRLHLGAVWASNFTNHLLGVAHALLAEADLPFELLHPLVRETIDKALAAQPSPYAVQTGPAVRRDAPTLAAHEAALAAHPAWQALYTQLTASIQAASGE is encoded by the coding sequence ATGTCACCTTTTACTACTAGTACGTTGCGCGTGGGGCTGTTTGGCGCGGGGCGCGTGGCCTCGGCCCTGGCGCCGGCACTGGTGGCGGCCGGCCACCGCGTGGCCTTCGTAGCCAGCCGCACCCCGGGCCCGGCGCAGGTACTGGCCGCTAGCCTGCCCGGCTGCCCGGCCCTGGCTCAGGAAGCGGCCCTGGCTAGCCCGCCCCCGGCCGATGTATACCTGCTGGCCGTGCCCGATGCGGCCGTGCCCGCGCTGCTGGCGGCTGGCCACTGGCCAGCCGGTGCCCTGCTGGTGCACGTGGCCGGTGCCCTGCCGCTAGCCGTGTTTGCCGCCCGGCCACTGGTGGGCGGCGGCGTGCTTTATCCACTCCAGACCTTCAGCCCCGGCCGCCGCATCGACTGGCCCACGGTGCCGCTGTTTGTAGAAGCCACCGCCGCCGCCGCCGAGGCTACGCTGCTAGCCCTGGCCCGCAGCCTTAGCCAGCGGGTGGCGCTGCTCGATTCGGCCCAGCGGCTGCGCCTGCACCTGGGCGCCGTGTGGGCCAGCAACTTCACCAATCACCTCTTGGGTGTGGCCCACGCGCTGCTGGCCGAAGCCGACCTGCCTTTCGAGCTGCTGCACCCGCTGGTGCGCGAAACCATAGACAAGGCCCTGGCCGCCCAGCCCTCGCCCTACGCGGTGCAAACCGGCCCCGCCGTGCGCCGCGATGCGCCCACCCTGGCCGCCCACGAGGCCGCTTTGGCGGCCCATCCGGCCTGGCAGGCGCTCTACACCCAGCTCACGGCCAGCATTCAGGCGGCGAGCGGCGAATAG
- a CDS encoding CARDB domain-containing protein, whose protein sequence is MANPYKRVISWGKQLRRIGLATLLVGGASAAQAQTLNYTTTSATNVAGTYTDLSTSGTVIATANTDDANSTAQDIGFTFSFNGSSFTQFVLNTNGFIKLGSAAPSAAAMFIDETANSTIVDPFESAGDPNIIAPLNVDLTAGATGGTEYRVATTGATGKRVCTIQWKNVQDKANVRPTQYTNISFQVRLYETTNVIELVYGTAVAGTTNSYRFTQAGLKGTSFTSGQLVQVVKQPATSWAAATFADFSAVASSNNLNTFIISRAALPDAGRTYRFVPALPTDVALRAIYTLGEIATPTALPHSVQAVVTNTGYQALTNVAVALRVTGANTFSDNQTVASLAPGASTTITFAAYPATLNLGANTVTATATVAGDGNAANNTASYGQQVTTNQLSYIDPTNNQFYYSNVDSSAAGGVQAVKFTLPKPTTLTNAVVLLAGLASNVTQPVTYKILVYDASGTNGAPGNVLYTSPNQTRPATQGAVSVSLGGLQVPAGSFYIGMQETSTGGAGLLLQKEEPPRTGTYYISFAGSAPGTI, encoded by the coding sequence ATGGCAAACCCTTACAAGCGGGTAATTTCCTGGGGTAAACAACTGCGGCGCATTGGCTTGGCAACACTACTCGTGGGCGGAGCGTCAGCTGCGCAAGCCCAGACCCTGAACTACACCACTACTTCGGCCACCAATGTTGCGGGCACTTACACCGACCTGAGCACCTCGGGCACGGTCATCGCCACGGCCAATACGGATGATGCCAATTCGACGGCCCAGGATATTGGCTTCACCTTCTCTTTCAACGGCAGCAGCTTTACGCAGTTCGTACTAAACACCAACGGGTTTATCAAGCTGGGTAGCGCGGCGCCTTCAGCCGCCGCCATGTTTATTGATGAAACGGCCAACTCTACTATTGTTGACCCATTTGAGAGCGCTGGCGACCCCAATATTATCGCTCCGCTCAACGTCGACCTAACGGCCGGAGCTACGGGCGGCACCGAGTATCGGGTGGCTACTACCGGCGCCACTGGCAAGCGCGTATGCACTATTCAGTGGAAAAACGTGCAGGACAAAGCCAACGTCCGGCCAACGCAGTACACCAACATCAGCTTTCAGGTACGGCTATACGAAACCACCAACGTTATCGAACTGGTATACGGCACGGCCGTTGCCGGCACTACGAACTCCTACCGGTTTACGCAGGCCGGTCTTAAAGGCACTTCCTTTACCAGCGGCCAGCTGGTACAGGTAGTGAAGCAGCCTGCTACATCGTGGGCTGCTGCCACCTTCGCCGATTTTTCTGCCGTTGCGTCGTCCAACAACCTTAATACGTTCATTATTAGCCGGGCAGCGCTGCCCGATGCGGGGCGCACCTACCGCTTTGTACCAGCGCTCCCTACCGACGTAGCACTCCGCGCCATTTATACACTGGGCGAGATTGCAACCCCCACCGCCCTGCCCCACTCGGTGCAGGCGGTAGTGACAAATACTGGCTACCAGGCCCTCACCAACGTGGCCGTGGCCCTGCGCGTAACGGGTGCTAACACTTTCAGTGATAATCAGACCGTGGCGTCGCTGGCACCGGGGGCCTCAACCACCATAACGTTTGCCGCCTACCCCGCCACGCTAAACCTTGGCGCCAATACCGTTACGGCCACGGCCACCGTGGCGGGCGATGGCAACGCAGCCAATAATACCGCCTCCTACGGCCAGCAGGTAACGACCAATCAGCTATCGTACATTGACCCTACGAATAATCAGTTTTATTACTCGAATGTCGATAGCTCGGCGGCGGGCGGCGTGCAGGCCGTTAAATTCACGCTTCCCAAACCTACTACCCTTACCAACGCCGTGGTGCTGCTAGCTGGCCTAGCCAGCAACGTGACGCAACCCGTTACCTATAAAATACTTGTGTATGATGCCAGTGGCACGAACGGTGCGCCTGGCAACGTCCTCTATACCTCGCCCAACCAAACGCGGCCGGCTACGCAGGGCGCCGTTTCGGTGAGCCTGGGTGGCTTGCAGGTGCCCGCCGGCTCATTCTACATCGGCATGCAGGAAACCAGCACGGGGGGTGCGGGCCTGCTGCTGCAAAAGGAAGAGCCGCCGCGCACCGGCACCTACTATATTTCTTTTGCGGGCAGCGCCCCTGGTACGATTTAA
- a CDS encoding T9SS type A sorting domain-containing protein: MQLGAAPACDPPTAVTATSTGTTTATVGFTAVAGNTGYQVVYGPAGFNPSSGGTTITTTTSPVMLTGLSPATTYNVYVRSNCTSGGNSLFTAVATFVTNCDATAPITAFPYNQNFDTILPGQALPCGITVLDANNDGVTWAITKTTPSSSPNVLRYTSAIRNSVAANDWFFSPALTTAANTRYQVAFRYRGEGITGSPSNYTEKLEVKVGASATPAGQITTLYTNTAITNTSYALANATSTPAVAVFTPGAGTQYVGFHVFSDANQGNLYIDDLSITASVVTATSSAALLRAVTVFPNPSATGLFDLEIHGAQAKSSLGVLVTNTLGQQVYVGTARDNYTNRLDLSGLAPGLYHLQVRNGDETMTRQLAIVK, translated from the coding sequence GTGCAGCTAGGTGCAGCACCCGCCTGTGACCCGCCCACGGCCGTGACAGCCACCAGCACGGGCACAACTACGGCCACCGTCGGCTTTACGGCAGTGGCTGGCAATACTGGCTACCAAGTGGTGTATGGGCCGGCTGGCTTTAATCCTAGTTCGGGTGGCACTACCATCACCACTACTACCTCGCCCGTGATGCTGACCGGGCTCAGCCCGGCTACCACCTACAATGTATACGTGCGCAGCAACTGCACCAGCGGGGGCAACAGCTTATTTACGGCTGTGGCCACCTTCGTGACGAACTGCGATGCCACGGCACCCATCACGGCCTTCCCTTATAATCAGAACTTTGATACCATTTTGCCGGGCCAGGCCTTACCCTGCGGCATTACGGTACTCGATGCCAATAATGACGGCGTCACCTGGGCCATTACCAAGACTACCCCCAGCTCCAGCCCCAACGTACTGCGCTACACCAGTGCCATCAGGAATAGCGTAGCGGCCAATGACTGGTTTTTTAGCCCGGCCCTGACTACGGCGGCCAATACGCGCTACCAAGTGGCTTTTCGCTACCGCGGCGAGGGTATTACGGGCAGCCCCTCCAACTATACCGAGAAGCTTGAGGTAAAGGTGGGTGCCAGCGCTACCCCGGCCGGCCAAATCACCACGCTTTATACCAATACAGCCATCACCAACACCAGCTACGCGCTGGCCAATGCCACCTCTACACCGGCCGTAGCCGTGTTTACGCCCGGTGCGGGCACGCAGTACGTAGGGTTTCACGTGTTTAGCGATGCCAACCAGGGTAACCTCTACATCGACGACCTCAGCATCACGGCCAGCGTGGTAACGGCTACGTCTTCGGCGGCGCTGCTGCGCGCCGTCACGGTATTTCCGAATCCTTCGGCTACTGGCTTATTTGACCTCGAAATTCACGGCGCGCAGGCTAAAAGCAGCCTTGGCGTGCTGGTGACTAATACCCTTGGCCAGCAGGTGTACGTGGGCACCGCCCGCGACAACTACACCAACCGCCTCGACCTGAGCGGCCTGGCTCCCGGCCTCTACCACCTGCAGGTGCGCAACGGCGACGAAACCATGACTCGGCAGCTAGCCATCGTGAAGTAA
- a CDS encoding T9SS type A sorting domain-containing protein has translation MGITTTVDAQAINYFAVNAQTTAGTYTDLGSAGTAITTPDFDDSNSDPQPLGFTFLFGGSSFTQFVLNTNGYLKLGSTAPVAPYFSNGSQDVGGGPLNSADTNLLLPFNTDLEAGLGGTEYRVATTGAVGSRIATIQWKNVSDKARLATPGSGTMTPKQYASLNFQVRLYEGTNTIEFVYGSATASTSISALNAISVGLKGNGTASNQLTTIYKYVGMAWNTAAFQDGNYSSKNDSGYGFGIRSTILPDAGRTYHFNAAIANDLTLAALYNIEQLPAGQGYSYRSLVINKGSTTETNLVATLTISGANSATLTQTIASLVPSATSLLTWPLLALPNAGINTIVATIPPDATPTDNSQTAATLTTVGSVAAPAIFSYLKSGAAIDGSYGFGTSTAAYVSACCAAYTTASPLTFSVVRAQLGTNAANVGQKVYGLLADLNGNVLAQSAEYTIQASDLGTLHTFVLTTPVLVPAGTVLAGMAQEVNTVLFFANALQTETPGRLGTFYTLNSISAAGVGTLRDINAGTTNSIRFLVETGSYDTTLATASPLLAQALAVYPNPSATGRFSLAVRGANAPAGLAVLVLNQLGQVVYTGTARDNAITSLDLGYLRTGLYYLQLRNGGAFTSRALSIGH, from the coding sequence GTGGGAATAACGACAACGGTTGATGCGCAGGCTATTAATTATTTTGCGGTAAACGCGCAAACTACCGCCGGCACTTACACCGACCTGGGCAGCGCAGGCACGGCCATTACCACCCCCGACTTCGACGATTCCAATTCGGACCCGCAGCCGCTGGGGTTTACTTTTTTATTTGGCGGGAGCAGCTTTACGCAGTTTGTACTTAATACCAATGGCTACCTCAAGCTGGGCAGCACGGCTCCGGTAGCGCCTTATTTCAGCAACGGCTCGCAGGACGTGGGCGGCGGGCCACTTAATTCGGCCGATACTAACCTGCTGCTGCCCTTTAACACGGACCTGGAGGCTGGCCTCGGCGGCACCGAGTACCGGGTGGCAACTACCGGCGCGGTGGGCAGCCGCATCGCTACCATTCAGTGGAAAAACGTGAGCGACAAGGCCCGGCTCGCTACGCCGGGCAGCGGGACTATGACGCCCAAGCAGTACGCCAGCTTAAACTTCCAGGTACGGCTCTACGAAGGCACCAATACCATTGAGTTTGTGTATGGTTCCGCCACGGCTTCGACTAGCATCTCGGCCCTCAACGCCATTAGCGTGGGGCTGAAAGGCAATGGGACGGCCAGCAACCAGCTCACGACCATCTATAAATACGTGGGCATGGCCTGGAATACGGCTGCTTTTCAAGATGGCAACTACTCCTCAAAAAACGACAGCGGCTATGGATTCGGGATTCGCAGCACAATACTGCCCGATGCCGGCCGCACCTATCACTTCAACGCCGCTATTGCCAATGACCTGACACTGGCGGCGCTCTACAATATCGAGCAGCTGCCAGCGGGCCAGGGATATAGCTACCGGTCGCTGGTCATCAACAAGGGCTCGACTACCGAAACTAATCTGGTGGCGACCCTGACTATCAGCGGGGCCAACTCGGCTACACTTACGCAGACCATTGCCAGCCTGGTGCCCAGCGCTACCAGCTTGCTGACGTGGCCCCTGCTGGCCCTGCCCAATGCGGGGATTAATACCATCGTCGCCACTATTCCGCCAGATGCCACGCCCACCGACAACAGCCAGACGGCGGCCACCCTCACTACCGTGGGCAGCGTAGCGGCGCCGGCCATCTTCTCGTACCTGAAGTCGGGCGCGGCTATCGACGGGTCCTATGGCTTCGGCACCAGCACGGCGGCATACGTTAGCGCTTGCTGCGCGGCCTATACCACGGCCAGCCCACTCACGTTCAGCGTAGTGCGGGCGCAGCTTGGCACCAATGCGGCCAACGTAGGCCAAAAGGTTTACGGCCTGCTGGCCGACCTGAATGGCAATGTGCTGGCCCAATCGGCCGAGTATACTATTCAGGCCAGCGACCTGGGCACGCTGCACACATTTGTGCTAACCACGCCCGTGCTGGTGCCGGCGGGCACGGTGCTGGCCGGCATGGCGCAGGAAGTAAATACGGTACTGTTTTTTGCCAATGCGCTCCAGACTGAAACGCCGGGCCGGCTCGGCACCTTCTACACCCTCAACTCTATTTCGGCGGCGGGCGTGGGCACCCTCCGTGATATTAATGCCGGCACTACCAATAGTATTCGCTTCCTGGTAGAAACCGGCAGCTACGACACTACCCTCGCAACGGCTTCTCCGCTGCTGGCGCAGGCGCTGGCAGTGTACCCCAACCCATCGGCTACGGGCCGCTTCAGCCTCGCCGTGCGCGGCGCCAATGCTCCGGCTGGCCTTGCCGTTTTGGTACTCAACCAGCTCGGGCAGGTAGTATATACCGGCACCGCCCGCGACAATGCCATTACTTCCCTCGACCTAGGCTACCTCCGCACCGGCCTCTACTACTTGCAGCTGCGCAATGGCGGCGCCTTTACGAGCCGGGCGCTCAGCATTGGCCACTAG
- the ccsA gene encoding cytochrome c biogenesis protein CcsA, whose translation MNLLIGNLGQASVILAFVAAAVAAYGYFQAARGRALGQADASWLRLARGAFFVHGAAVLAVVCCLFNIIHAHRYEYYYAWSHSSNHLPVQYMISCFWEGQEGSFLLWIFWHVVLGLGIMKFNRQWEAPVLAVFATVQAFLVSMILGVVVAGVKIGSSPFILLRDFMVDLPVWKLNPNFVPKDGSGLNALLQNYWMVIHPPTLFLGFALTLVPFAFAIAGLWKKEITTWVKPALPWTALGGAVLGVGIMMGAYWAYETLNFGGFWNWDPVENAVYIPWLVLIAALHGMVLWQRRRTGLRTAYALVVATFVLILYATFLTRSGVLGNASVHSFTDLGLSGQLIIYLAFFTVGAIALLASRWKSIPVSEKELTAYSPELWIFVGATVLCLAAFQVVATTSIPVYNSFLGFIGIKSNLALPADQIQHYTRIQLWAGVLIGLCSGIAQILWWRPAKESVLNSLATPTMLALLTTALVVLLTRYFGHTMSAPYVTLLLAGLFGIMTNASAIFGLWRRRVQLSGGAVSHLGIALMLLGILASAGYSNTISRNNSGKLISREMSAADNENNVLLWRNETGAMNGYDVTYTGQYLDVPGLPDYVNTQLLYRTDDEYKAVARGEIKQGDKTYFHTGDSLTIRPENTYYRVEYNDKKTGQKFTLFPRAQVNEEMGGLLASPALQRFWDHDIYSHISSVPDPRKEIPWSAAVPHELSVGDTLFLNDYFAVFRAIEQAHDVPGIKLEKGDIALQADMIITGEKGRQYHAHPVFLLRDRQVGRVPEIIEDLGLKISLDQIDPVKGKFTFAIATTGKDYIILKATEKPFINLLWGGTLLMGLGLVLSMRQRKASRAAAVASPAEAIGRAGAARPQAVA comes from the coding sequence GTGAATTTACTTATCGGAAACCTCGGTCAGGCCAGCGTCATTCTGGCCTTCGTGGCGGCGGCGGTGGCCGCCTACGGCTACTTTCAGGCGGCGCGCGGCCGGGCGCTGGGCCAGGCCGACGCGAGCTGGCTGCGGCTGGCGCGGGGCGCCTTCTTTGTGCACGGCGCGGCGGTACTGGCAGTAGTGTGCTGCCTGTTCAACATTATTCACGCGCACCGCTACGAGTATTACTACGCCTGGTCGCACTCCTCAAACCACCTGCCGGTGCAGTACATGATTTCCTGCTTCTGGGAAGGCCAGGAGGGCTCGTTCCTGCTCTGGATATTCTGGCACGTGGTGCTGGGGCTAGGTATCATGAAATTTAACCGGCAGTGGGAAGCGCCGGTGCTGGCCGTGTTTGCCACGGTGCAGGCGTTCCTGGTGAGTATGATTCTGGGCGTGGTGGTAGCCGGTGTCAAAATCGGCTCGTCGCCGTTTATCCTGCTGCGCGACTTCATGGTCGACCTGCCGGTGTGGAAACTCAACCCCAACTTCGTGCCCAAAGATGGCTCGGGCCTCAACGCCCTGCTCCAAAACTATTGGATGGTGATTCACCCGCCCACGCTGTTTCTGGGCTTCGCGCTCACGCTGGTGCCGTTTGCCTTCGCCATCGCCGGCCTCTGGAAAAAAGAAATCACAACCTGGGTCAAGCCCGCCCTGCCCTGGACCGCTCTCGGCGGTGCCGTGCTTGGGGTCGGCATTATGATGGGCGCCTACTGGGCTTACGAAACCCTGAACTTCGGCGGCTTCTGGAACTGGGACCCCGTCGAGAATGCCGTGTACATTCCGTGGCTGGTGCTCATCGCGGCCCTGCACGGCATGGTGCTGTGGCAGCGCCGCCGCACCGGCCTGCGCACCGCCTATGCGCTGGTGGTGGCCACGTTCGTGCTCATTCTCTACGCCACGTTCCTCACGCGCAGCGGCGTGCTGGGCAATGCCTCAGTGCACTCGTTTACCGACCTGGGCTTGTCGGGGCAGCTCATTATCTACCTGGCGTTCTTCACCGTCGGGGCCATCGCGCTGCTGGCTAGCCGCTGGAAAAGCATCCCGGTTTCGGAGAAAGAGCTGACGGCCTACAGCCCCGAACTGTGGATATTCGTGGGGGCCACGGTGCTGTGCTTGGCCGCCTTCCAGGTGGTCGCCACCACCAGCATTCCGGTCTATAATTCCTTCCTGGGCTTCATCGGCATCAAGTCGAACCTGGCCCTGCCGGCCGACCAGATTCAGCACTACACCCGCATTCAGCTGTGGGCGGGCGTGCTCATCGGGCTGTGCTCGGGCATCGCCCAAATTCTGTGGTGGCGCCCGGCCAAGGAGTCGGTGCTCAACTCGCTAGCCACCCCGACCATGCTGGCCTTGCTCACCACGGCGCTCGTGGTGCTGCTCACGCGCTACTTCGGGCACACCATGTCGGCGCCCTACGTGACGCTGCTGCTCGCCGGCTTGTTTGGCATCATGACCAATGCCAGCGCCATTTTCGGGCTGTGGCGCCGCCGGGTGCAGCTCTCGGGCGGGGCAGTGTCGCACCTGGGTATCGCGCTCATGCTGCTGGGCATTCTGGCCTCGGCAGGCTACTCCAACACCATTTCGCGCAATAACAGCGGCAAACTGATTTCGCGCGAGATGTCGGCCGCCGACAACGAGAACAACGTGCTGCTGTGGCGCAATGAAACCGGCGCCATGAACGGCTACGACGTGACCTACACCGGCCAGTACCTCGACGTGCCCGGCCTGCCCGACTACGTGAATACCCAGCTGCTCTACCGTACCGACGACGAGTACAAAGCCGTGGCTAGGGGGGAAATCAAGCAGGGCGACAAGACGTACTTCCACACCGGCGACTCGCTCACTATCCGCCCCGAAAACACCTACTACCGCGTCGAGTACAACGACAAGAAGACCGGGCAGAAATTCACGCTCTTCCCCCGCGCCCAAGTCAACGAGGAGATGGGCGGCCTGCTCGCCTCGCCGGCCTTGCAGCGCTTCTGGGACCACGACATCTACTCGCACATCTCCTCGGTGCCCGACCCGCGCAAGGAGATTCCGTGGAGCGCCGCCGTGCCGCACGAGTTGAGCGTGGGCGATACGCTGTTTTTGAACGACTACTTCGCCGTGTTCCGGGCCATCGAGCAGGCCCACGACGTGCCGGGCATCAAGCTCGAAAAGGGCGACATCGCCTTGCAGGCCGACATGATTATTACCGGTGAGAAGGGACGCCAGTACCACGCCCACCCCGTATTTCTGCTGCGCGACCGCCAGGTGGGCCGCGTGCCCGAAATCATCGAAGACCTGGGCCTCAAAATCAGCCTCGACCAGATTGACCCGGTAAAAGGCAAGTTCACCTTCGCCATCGCCACCACCGGCAAGGACTACATTATCCTGAAAGCCACCGAAAAGCCGTTCATCAACCTGCTCTGGGGCGGCACGCTGCTCATGGGCCTGGGCCTGGTGCTGAGCATGCGCCAGCGCAAGGCTAGCCGGGCTGCCGCCGTGGCTAGCCCCGCCGAGGCCATCGGCCGCGCCGGGGCCGCCCGCCCCCAGGCCGTGGCATAG